The following are encoded together in the Zingiber officinale cultivar Zhangliang chromosome 8A, Zo_v1.1, whole genome shotgun sequence genome:
- the LOC122009738 gene encoding ethylene-responsive transcription factor ERF014-like, with translation MVKSSSSIAPLPTTKGRSGQGKRQYKGVRMRSWGSWVSEIRAPNQKTRIWLGSYSTAEAAARAYDAALLCLRGNSSALNFPTSPPFSGGVPGVMSPKSIQRVAAAAAAQETVPATAPSPQTAPSPSEQAEAAANEGSTSLESLDLEAFFQSPRCMDYMLHPAISFFGAPRVEDCWNEEAGEISLWTFF, from the coding sequence ATGGTGAAGAGCAGCAGCAGCATTGCTCCGTTGCCGACGACGAAGGGAAGAAGCGGCCAGGGGAAGAGGCAGTACAAGGGGGTGCGGATGAGGAGCTGGGGTTCCTGGGTCTCCGAGATCCGAGCGCCCAACCAGAAGACCAGGATTTGGCTCGGATCCTACTCCACCGCGGAGGCCGCCGCCCGGGCCTACGACGCCGCGCTCCTCTGCCTCCGGGGGAATTCCTCCGCCCTCAACTTCCCTACCTCCCCGCCCTTCTCCGGCGGCGTCCCCGGCGTCATGTCCCCCAAGTCCATTCAGAGAGTGGCGGCCGCAGCCGCGGCCCAAGAAACTGTTCCGGCGACGGCGCCGTCACCTCAGACAGCGCCGTCGCCGTCGGAACAGGCGGAAGCGGCGGCCAATGAGGGCTCCACCTCGCTTGAATCGCTCGATTTGGAGGCATTCTTCCAGTCGCCCAGGTGCATGGACTACATGCTTCACCCGGCGATCTCCTTCTTCGGCGCTCCCCGAGTCGAGGACTGCTGGAACGAAGAAGCTGGCGAGATCAGCCTGTGGACCTTCTtctga